A single region of the Eremothecium gossypii ATCC 10895 chromosome V, complete sequence genome encodes:
- a CDS encoding phosphopyruvate hydratase ENO2 (Syntenic homolog of Saccharomyces cerevisiae YHR174W (ENO2) and YGR254W (ENO1)), translated as MAISKVYARSVYDSRGNPTVEVEVTTENGTFRSIVPSGASTGVHEALELRDGDKSKWLGKGVTKAVSNVNDIIAPALLSANVDVKDQKAVDALMLTLDGTPNKSKLGANAILGVSMAVAKAAAAEKKVPLYQHLADLAGSSTTPFVLPVPFLNVLNGGSHAGGALALQEFMIAPTGAESFSEALRMGSEVYHNLKSLTKKRYGASAGNVGDEGGVAPNIQTAEEALDLIVDAIKAAGYEGKIDIALDCASSEFFKDGKYDLDFKNPESDSSKWLSGQELADLYKKLVEKYPIVSIEDPFAEDDWEAWSHFYKNAGVQIVADDLTVTNPTRIATAIQKKAADALLLKVNQIGSLTESIQAAKDSFDATWGVMVSHRSGETEDTFIADLVVGLRTGQIKTGAPARSERLAKLNQLLRIEEELGSKAIYAGKKFHNANKL; from the coding sequence ATGGCTATTTCCAAGGTCTACGCTAGATCCGTGTACGATTCCCGTGGTAACCCAACCGTCGAGGTTGAGGTGACCACCGAGAACGGCACTTTCAGATCGATTGTTCCATCCGGTGCTTCCACCGGTGTCCACGAGGCTCTTGAGTTGAGAGACGGTGACAAGTCCAAGTGGTTGGGCAAGGGTGTGACCAAGGCCGTGTCCAACGTCAACGACATCATCGCTCCAGCTTTGCTATCCGCCAACGTCGACGTCAAGGACCAGAAGGCCGTTGACGCTTTGATGTTGACCTTGGACGGCACTCCAAACAAGAGCAAGTTGGGTGCTAACGCCATCTTGGGTGTCTCCATGGCTGTTGCCaaggctgctgctgctgagaAGAAGGTGCCATTGTACCAGCACTTGGCTGACTTGGCTGGCTCTTCCACCACTCCATTCGTGTTGCCAGTTCCATTCTTGAACGTTTTGAACGGTGGCTCTCACGCCGGTGGTGCTTTGGCTCTACAGGAGTTCATGATCGCCCCAACCGGTGCTGAGTCTTTCTCCGAGGCTTTGAGAATGGGCTCTGAGGTCTACCACAACTTGAAGTCTTTGACCAAGAAGAGATACGGTGCCTCCGCCGGTAACGTCGGTGACGAGGGTGGTGTTGCTCCAAACATCCAGACTGCCGAGGAGGCTTTGGACTTGATTGTCGACGCCATCAAGGCTGCCGGCTACGAGGGCAAGATCGACATTGCCTTGGACTGTGCTTCTTCCGAGTTCTTCAAGGACGGTAAGTACGACTTGGACTTCAAGAACCCAGAGTCCGACTCTTCCAAGTGGTTGTCTGGCCAGGAGTTGGCTGACCTATACAAGAAGTTGGTCGAGAAGTACCCAATTGTCTCCATCGAGGACCCATTCGCTGAGGACGACTGGGAGGCTTGGTCTCACTTCTACAAGAACGCTGGTGTCCAGATTGTCGCTGACGACTTGACCGTCACCAACCCAACTAGAATTGCCACTGCTATTCAGAAGAAGGCCGCCGACGCTTTGTTGTTGAAGGTCAACCAGATTGGTTCTTTGACTGAGTCTATCCAGGCCGCCAAGGACTCTTTCGACGCCACCTGGGGTGTCATGGTCTCTCACAGATCTGGTGAGACTGAGGACACTTTCATTGCCGACTTGGTTGTCGGTTTGAGAACCGGCCAGATCAAGACTGGTGCTCCAGCCAGATCTGAGAGATTGGCCAAGTTGAACCAGTTGTTGAGAATCGAGGAGGAGTTGGGCTCCAAAGCTATCTACGCTGGTAAGAAGTTCCACAACGCTAACAAGTTGTAA
- the SPC97 gene encoding gamma-tubulin-complex subunit SPC97 (Syntenic homolog of Saccharomyces cerevisiae YHR172W (SPC97)): MEVKNIRDTVFLVPKGEGSHGNLSFFARLSNHQPSTHSQLKVKSYPLDQIKDQSVQESLVIRDLLHVLVGLEGIYIRYNNSYEPEQRRSGALPYDIVGPDFKIAKNMDPSLKSVAKRISKVGRLYVILSEFINRFEQTRYGTVLHRMCFVVRRFLTDDYLPFVVGKLERWFQEDARFGIRIMEQLLNEEIIYKARLLYELVMCVVNEMERRDKVDLAEADFENFIQDLKMGSDAGATGDSSTNGILITDTRVSPVAKGGVVLQMVLEKMKQNWGDQRNLQFLHQVWQDISAPYCEMLNEWLIKGDLKDPYEEFLISDTSQDNNIVLNSLNSERLWDTQYVIRKDGLTEQFQDRQLQYKVLMTGKLLNLFKRSCGLATLPHALEHERSDIATQLPEGTQLLVYVDKWYQRANQMCWDLLQEGYQLPRIMYQLHKHFMLYNCGEFQNKFFMKSMVELTRSRSESIQLKLQRNWQQCQKNTTEHKDSLILQLMTVRLDQMSLAEVIMQFEEDEIPEDQLNSNGNDVDHGDSTNGGSGVAGPTADGIDSLRFADTTVNTNRHSILQARNFNNLKDMLLKELDHTVTGSSQRKRKLHSVHHLQFELVMPFPLNALVSKPFIVEYQIIQRHLLLLMYYNRLLEDTWFEANKAWPIRARGPSTQDCMKRCRIIHNRLAQLVKVLSEYATHDVIAPDWRSLSLVLNGAPVPFSRLQMAVHDYLANVMAANLLTDTDLYRLVLQILEIIHRYCKFLSALRPNLTNHPYTTNIASAATALSAQDPVSPDTPVPDNLLTDWNAYLSKVSVALHDHLRALIEGIKHHSQRGHTAPRVLLLVERLAAFV; the protein is encoded by the coding sequence ATGGAGGTCAAAAATATACGGGATACTGTGTTCTTAGTTCCCAAAGGAGAAGGATCTCACGGGAACCTGAGTTTCTTTGCCCGGCTCTCGAATCACCAGCCTTCGACCCACAGCCAACTAAAAGTGAAGTCGTATCCCCTAGACCAGATCAAAGACCAGTCGGTACAGGAATCGCTTGTGATCAGGGATTTGTTGCATGTTCTCGTGGGTCTCGAGGGGATATACATACGATACAACAACAGCTATGAGCCCGAGCAGCGGAGGAGCGGGGCGCTGCCGTATGACATCGTAGGGCCGGACTTCAAGATCGCCAAGAACATGGACCCGTCTTTGAAAAGCGTAGCGAAGCGGATCAGCAAGGTGGGAAGGCTCTACGTGATTTTAAGCGAGTTCATCAACCGCTTTGAGCAGACGCGGTATGGCACTGTGCTCCACCGAATGTGCTTTGTCGTTAGACGGTTCTTGACGGACGATTACTTGCCATTTGTTGTGGGCAAGCTAGAGCGGTGGTTCCAGGAAGACGCGCGGTTTGGCATCCGCATCATGGAACAGCTATTGAACGAGGAAATAATCTACAAGGCGCGGTTGCTCTACGAGTTGGTGATGTGCGTAGTCAACGAGATGGAACGCCGGGACAAGGTCGATTTGGCGGAAGCCGACTTTGAAAACTTCATCCAGGACCTGAAGATGGGCAGCGATGCTGGCGCCACAGGCGACAGCAGCACGAACGGTATTCTCATCACAGATACACGAGTTTCCCCTGTCGCTAAGGGCGGCGTCGTGCTTCAGATGGTACTTGAAAAGATGAAACAGAACTGGGGAGACCAGCGCAATCTTCAATTCCTTCACCAGGTTTGGCAGGATATATCCGCGCCATACTGCGAGATGTTAAATGAATGGCTAATAAAAGGTGATTTAAAGGACCCCTATGAAGAGTTTTTGATAAGTGACACTTCACAAGATAACAACATAGTTCTGAATTCGTTGAACAGCGAGCGTCTATGGGACACACAATACGTAATTCGCAAAGATGGGCTCACAGAGCAGTTCCAGGACCGCCAGTTACAGTATAAGGTTCTCATGACAGGCAAATTGCTCAATTTGTTCAAGCGCAGCTGCGGTCTGGCCACGCTCCCTCACGCATTAGAGCACGAGCGTAGCGATATTGCTACACAGTTACCCGAAGGCACTCAGTTACTAGTATACGTCGATAAATGGTACCAGCGCGCCAACCAGATGTGTTGGGACTTATTACAGGAAGGCTACCAGCTACCCCGCATCATGTACCAGCTGCACAAACATTTTATGCTCTATAACTGCGGAGAATTCCAAAACAAGTTCTTTATGAAGTCAATGGTGGAGTTGACACGCAGCAGATCCGAGTCCATACAGCTCAAGCTACAACGGAACTGGCAACAGTGCCAGAAAAATACCACCGAACACAAGGACAGCCTCATCTTGCAGTTGATGACTGTTCGCTTGGACCAGATGTCGCTAGCCGAGGTAATAATGCAGTTTGAGGAGGATGAAATCCCAGAAGACCAGCTAAACAGCAATGGGAACGATGTCGACCACGGCGACAGCACTAACGGCGGCTCCGGGGTGGCAGGCCCAACTGCTGACGGCATTGACTCTCTACGGTTTGCAGACACTACGGTAAACACCAATAGGCACTCGATCCTGCAGGCCCGTAACTTCAACAACCTCAAAGACATGCTACTGAAGGAGTTAGACCACACAGTAACCGGCAGTTCACAGCGTAAGCGCAAGCTGCATAGCGTGCACCACCTCCAATTTGAACTAGTCATGCCCTTCCCCTTGAACGCGCTTGTTTCTAAGCCGTTTATCGTAGAATACCAAATAATACAGCGCCATCTACTGTTGCTAATGTACTACAACAGGCTGCTAGAAGATACATGGTTCGAAGCAAACAAGGCTTGGCCGATCCGCGCCCGCGGACCTTCTACGCAGGACTGCATGAAGCGCTGCCGCATCATCCACAACCGCCTCGCCCAGCTCGTGAAGGTCTTATCGGAGTACGCCACACATGATGTCATCGCGCCTGACTGGCGCAGTCTCTCCCTCGTCCTCAACGGCGCACCGGTTCCATTCTCCCGTCTGCAAATGGCAGTGCACGACTACCTCGCCAACGTCATGGCCGCCAACCTCCTCACAGATACCGATCTCTACCGCTTGGTGCTTCAAATCTTGGAGATCATCCACCGCTACTGCAAGTTCCTATCCGCCCTCCGTCCTAACCTAACAAACCACCCGTACACCACAAACATCGCATCCGCTGCCACTGCTTTGTCCGCTCAGGACCCGGTCTCTCCGGACACTCCCGTACCGGACAATCTCCTCACGGATTGGAATGCCTATTTGTCCAAGGTCTCGGTTGCCTTGCATGACCACCTTCGCGCCCTAATTGAGGGGATTAAACATCACAGCCAACGGGGGCATACCGCGCCACGCGTTCTGCTCTTGGTCGAGCGGTTGGCTGCCTTCGTGTAA
- the PUP2 gene encoding proteasome core particle subunit alpha 5 (Syntenic homolog of Saccharomyces cerevisiae YGR253C (PUP2)), whose translation MFLTRSEYDRGVSTFSPEGRLFQVEYSLEAIKLGSTAIGIATNEGVVLGVEKRVTSPLLESDSIEKIVEVDRHIGCAMSGLTADARSMIEHARISSVTHNLYYDEEIGVESLTQSVCDLALRFGEGASGEERLMSRPFGVALLIAGYDKEDGYQLYHAEPSGTFYRYNAKAIGSGSEGAQSELQNEWYSSLTLKEAELLVLKILKQVMEEKLDENNAQLSSVTKEQGFRIYPESETAEIIKELKEREVQASAEQDVDMSG comes from the coding sequence ATGTTTCTGACGAGAAGTGAGTATGATAGAGGTGTAAGCACCTTTTCGCCTGAAGGCCGGCTGTTCCAGGTTGAATATTCTCTAGAGGCGATCAAACTGGGGTCGACCGCGATCGGTATCGCGACGAATGAAGGAGTGGTGTTGGGCGTTGAGAAACGGGTGACGTCTCCTCTGCTTGAGAGTGATTCGATTGAGAAGATCGTGGAGGTGGATCGGCACATTGGGTGTGCCATGAGCGGGCTTACCGCGGACGCGCGGTCGATGATAGAACATGCGAGGATATCGTCTGTGACGCATAACCTCTATTACGACGAGGAGATTGGCGTTGAGTCGCTCACACAGTCGGTGTGCGATCTGGCGCTGCGGTTTGGCGAGGGCGCGTCTGGCGAAGAGCGTCTGATGTCTCGGCCGTTCGGCGTGGCGTTGTTGATAGCAGGCTACGACAAGGAGGATGGGTACCAGTTGTACCATGCGGAGCCCTCGGGGACTTTCTACCGGTACAACGCGAAGGCAATTGGCTCAGGGTCAGAAGGTGCGCAATCCGAGCTACAGAACGAGTGGTACTCCTCGCTAACGCTGAAGGAGGCTGAGTTGCTTGTGTTGAAGATCCTGAAGCAGGTGATGGAGGAGAAGCTAGACGAGAACAACGCGCAACTGAGTAGCGTCACGAAGGAGCAGGGTTTCCGCATTTACCCGGAGTCAGAAACCGCGGAGATCATCAAGGAGCTAAAAGAGCGCGAGGTACAGGCCAGCGCAGAGCAGGACGTTGACATGTCCGGTTAA
- the GCN5 gene encoding histone acetyltransferase GCN5 (Syntenic homolog of Saccharomyces cerevisiae YGR252W (GCN5)) yields MSMPLKRRNKQSQGNEPKKIKVEEQEAEEKISEDIPVTDLKEPEALADIQSTSGGDEVSEGAQGDADPAEKSVGGLKEEVEDEEKGIVKFMFDGVEYKFRERPSVIEEKEGKIEFRVVNNDNTRENMMVLTGLKNIFQKQLPKMPKEYIARLVYDRSHLSMAVIRKPLTVVGGITYRPFEKGEFAEIVFCAISSTEQVRGYGAHLMNHLKDYVRATTNIKYFLTYADNYAIGYFKKQGFTKEITLDKSVWMGYIKDYEGGTLMQCFMLPRIRYLDAAKILLLQEAAIQRKIRTISRSHIVRPGLRQFEDLDNIEPIDPMSVPGLREAGWTPEMDELAQRPKRGPHYATMQNVLTELQNHAAAWPFLQPVNRDEVPDYYEFIKEPMDLSTMEIKLENNRYEKMEDFIYDARLIFNNCRAYNGENTSYFKYANRLEKFFNTKMKEIPEYSHLLD; encoded by the coding sequence ATGAGCATGCCGTTGAAAAGAAGGAACAAACAAAGTCAGGGAAATGAACCAAAGAAAATAAAAGTTGAAGAGCAGGAGGCAGAGGAAAAGATTAGCGAAGACATACCTGTTACAGATCTCAAGGAGCCTGAGGCTTTAGCAGACATCCAGAGCACGAGTGGCGGCGATGAGGTTTCCGAGGGTGCACAGGGGGATGCTGACCCCGCAGAGAAGAGCGTCGGCGGGTTGAAGGAGGAGGTGGAAGATGAGGAGAAAGGCATAGTTAAATTTATGTTTGATGGGGTGGAGTACAAGTTCAGGGAACGGCCGAGCGTGATTGAGGAGAAGGAGGGGAAAATTGAATTTCGGGTGGTGAATAACGACAACACGAGGGAGAATATGATGGTGCTGACTGGGCTCAAGAATATCTTCCAGAAGCAGCTGCCCAAGATGCCGAAAGAGTATATAGCTCGCCTGGTATATGATAGGTCACACCTCTCCATGGCTGTAATACGAAAGCCGCTCACCGTTGTAGGTGGCATCACATATCGTCCGTTTGAAAAGGGAGAGTTTGCAGAGATCGTATTCTGCGCAATCAGTTCAACGGAGCAAGTGCGCGGCTATGGTGCTCATCTGATGAATCACTTGAAGGATTACGTGCGCGCGACCACGAACATAAAGTACTTTCTAACCTATGCCGATAACTACGCCATTGGCTATTTTAAAAAGCAGGGCTTCACGAAGGAGATTACTCTAGACAAGAGCGTGTGGATGGGTTATATTAAGGACTACGAGGGCGGTACTCTGATGCAGTGCTTTATGCTACCACGTATACGATACCTTGATGCTGCGAAGATACTGTTGCTCCAGGAAGCCGCGATACAGCGTAAGATCCGCACCATATCAAGGAGCCACATAGTACGTCCGGGGTTGAGGCAATTCGAGGACTTGGACAACATAGAGCCAATTGACCCAATGAGCGTGCCTGGGCTGCGAGAAGCTGGCTGGACTCCCGAAATGGATGAGTTGGCACAGAGACCTAAACGTGGTCCGCATTATGCGACAATGCAAAACGTCCTCACAGAGCTACAGAATCATGCCGCCGCATGGCCATTCCTGCAACCTGTGAATAGGGATGAGGTCCCAGACTACTACGAGTTCATCAAAGAACCAATGGACCTAAGCACCATGGAAATAAAACTCGAGAACAACCGATATGAAAAAATGGAGGATTTTATCTACGACGCACGCCTCATATTCAACAATTGCAGAGCTTACAACGGCGAGAATACATCCTATTTCAAGTACGCTAATAGGCTAGAGAAGTTCTTCAACACGAAGATGAAGGAAATACCAGAGTACTCGCATCTACTAGATTAG
- the ATG7 gene encoding Atg7p (Syntenic homolog of Saccharomyces cerevisiae YHR171W (ATG7)), with protein sequence MSQSLKFAPPFQSFVDASFFQVFSRLKLDVLRLDSHELPLHAKVDLAGLARGSSISHVFLDSQSFDEATASLPGISLRGSFFNFNTLEEFKRLDKGRFLSEQAQLLWEAGVNGYLDEAAGFFVICFADLKKYRFYYWFATPCFQPETLELKVVKREALTEIDKFSNFIEQNKILCGVLNEETGEVIRASRHELERYSTLVVRDTSNIEHCPTSLVKNFVAVWRHHNPNRSECRVLLLRETCSFSLELSVTGDAMSTSQLKASGWERNVRGLLTPKISELGAIIDPTKLAEQSIDLNLKLMKWRLVPDINLDIVKNCKVLLLGAGTLGCYVARSLLAWGVRKITFVDNGSVSYSNPVRQPLFNFTDCGQPKATSAAAAMKAIFPLVDATGFQLEVPMIGHPLTDEARQKKDYEELRQLIRDHDIVFLLMDSRETRWLPTILGNLESKLVINAALGFDSYLVMRHGNYEQPESSRLGCYFCHDVVAPSDSLTDRTLDEMCTVTRPGVALIAAAYATELAVSVLQHPQGNNAPETSESVLGSVPHQLRGFLPQLSTVKLRTPAYKHCSACSSVIVDAVRENGWEFLREALVDHRIVERLSGLAQVQQETETFLATMEISDDDCFDEIS encoded by the coding sequence ATGAGCCAGTCGTTGAAATTCGCTCCTCCATTCCAGTCTTTTGTGGACGCTTCCTTCTTTCAAGTATTCTCCCGTTTGAAGCTTGATGTTTTGAGGCTCGACTCACATGAGCTGCCGCTACACGCCAAAGTAGATCTCGCAGGGTTGGCAAGAGGCTCTTCCATATCACACGTTTTCCTGGACTCCCAGAGCTTTGACGAGGCGACAGCAAGCTTACCTGGAATTAGCCTCCGGGGGTCTTTCTTCAATTTCAATACCTTGGAGGAATTCAAGCGCCTTGACAAAGGCCGGTTTCTGTCGGAGCAGGCGCAGTTGTTATGGGAAGCTGGGGTAAACGGCTACCTAGATGAAGCTGCCGGCTTCTTCGTAATTTGCTTTGCTGACCTAAAGAAATACCGATTCTACTATTGGTTTGCAACCCCATGCTTTCAACCCGAAACCCTTGAACTGAAGGTTGTGAAACGTGAGGCACTCACTGAGATCGATAAGTTCAGTAACTTTATCGAACAGAACAAAATACTTTGCGGAGTACTTAATGAGGAGACCGGCGAAGTCATCAGAGCCTCACGCCATGAATTGGAACGATACAGTACTCTAGTTGTGCGGGACACTAGCAACATCGAGCACTGCCCGACAAGCTTGGTCAAAAACTTTGTTGCCGTGTGGCGTCACCATAATCCCAATAGGAGCGAGTGTCGCGTGCTGCTCCTGAGGGAGACTTGCAGTTTCTCTTTGGAATTGTCTGTGACAGGAGACGCGATGAGCACATCGCAGCTGAAGGCGAGCGGCTGGGAGCGCAACGTGCGTGGGCTACTAACGCCAAAGATTTCGGAGTTGGGCGCTATTATCGACCCCACCAAACTCGCAGAACAATCAATTGATCTGAATTTGAAGCTCATGAAGTGGCGGCTTGTCCCGGATATAAATCTTGATATCGTCAAAAACTGTAAAGTATTGCTGCTGGGAGCAGGCACGCTCGGATGCTACGTCGCAAGGTCGCTTTTAGCATGGGGGGTTCGTAAGATTACCTTCGTCGATAACGGCTCTGTATCCTACTCCAATCCTGTGCGGCAGCCGCTCTTTAACTTCACTGACTGCGGCCAACCAAAGGCCACAtctgccgccgccgcaaTGAAAGCGATCTTCCCACTTGTCGACGCTACCGGATTTCAGTTGGAAGTCCCCATGATTGGCCATCCCCTCACCGATGAAGCCAGACAAAAGAAGGATTACGAGGAACTTCGCCAGCTGATCCGCGACCACGACATAGTGTTTTTGCTGATGGATTCACGCGAGACACGTTGGCTCCCGACGATCCTCGGAAACCTCGAATCGAAACTGGTCATCAACGCAGCCCTGGGGTTCGACTCGTACCTGGTCATGCGCCACGGCAACTATGAGCAACCGGAATCGAGCCGCCTAGGCTGCTACTTCTGCCACGACGTCGTTGCCCCCAGCGACTCACTTACTGATCGTACTTTGGACGAAATGTGCACTGTCACGCGGCCTGGCGTAGCTCTCATCGCCGCCGCCTACGCTACCGAGCTCGCCGTCTCGGTCCTGCAACATCCGCAGGGTAACAACGCTCCCGAAACCTCCGAATCTGTCTTAGGTTCTGTACCACATCAACTTCGCGGCTTCCTTCCCCAGCTGTCAACAGTAAAGCTTCGAACGCCCGCTTACAAGCATTGCTCAGCCTGCAGTTCTGTCATAGTTGATGCCGTTCGCGAAAATGGCTGGGAGTTTCTTCGTGAAGCACTCGTCGACCATCGGATCGTCGAAAGACTCAGTGGATTGGCTCAGGTCCAACAGGAGACGGAGACTTTCCTGGCAACCATGGAGATCAGCGATGATGATTGCTTCGATGAAATTAGCTAA
- the NMD3 gene encoding ribosome-binding protein NMD3 (Syntenic homolog of Saccharomyces cerevisiae YHR170W (NMD3)), with protein MNYTPLDPNHMQQQAATVLCCNCGVPMDGSSGLVMCYDCIKMTVDITEGIPREANVSFCRNCERFLQPPGQWIRAELESRELLALCLRRLKGLNKVRLVDASFIWTEPHSRRIKVKLTVQGEAMTNTIIQQTFEVEYVVVAMQCADCARSYTTNTWRASVQIRQKVPHKRTFLYLEQLILKHNAHVDTISISEAKDGLDFYYSQKNHAVKMLDFLNAVVPVKAKKSEELISQDTHTGASTYKFTYSVELAPICRDDLVVLPKKLAHNVGNITQFVLCSKVSNTLQFLDPTTLQTADVPASVYWRTPFNNLADVSQLIEFIVLDVEPTGDVRGRWVLADVTVARASDLGVNDQVYYVRSHLGAICHPGDSVMGYYIANSNYNSDLFDTLNFDRVPDVVLVKKLYQRKTRKNRNWKLKRMAKEHKDIDASQDYSSRQQKVDQERAERDYELFLQELEEDQEMRQAINLYKNSKPVDSEEMQETDDEAPQIDIDELLDELDEMNLDDPVEEQGEA; from the coding sequence ATGAATTACACTCCTTTAGATCCTAATCACATGCAACAGCAGGCGGCCACTGTGCTGTGCTGCAACTGTGGTGTGCCTATGGACGGGTCCAGCGGCTTGGTGATGTGCTATGACTGTATCAAGATGACTGTCGACATCACGGAGGGAATTCCGCGGGAGGCGAACGTGTCATTTTGCAGGAACTGTGAGCGTTTTTTGCAGCCGCCAGGCCAGTGGATCAGGGCGGAGCTAGAATcgcgcgagctgctcgcGTTGTGTCTGCGCCGCCTAAAGGGCCTGAACAAAGTCAGGCTAGTGGATGCATCGTTCATATGGACAGAGCCTCATTCGAGGCGTATCAAAGTAAAGCTGACCGTGCAGGGTGAAGCGATGACCAACACGATCATACAGCAGACCTTCGAGGTGGAGTACGTGGTTGTGGCGATGCAGTGTGCGGATTGTGCAAGGTCGTACACTACAAACACATGGAGGGCCAGCGTGCAGATTAGACAGAAGGTGCCACACAAGAGAACCTTCCTGTACTTGGAGCAGCTGATTTTGAAGCACAACGCACATGTGGACACTATCTCTATTTCTGAGGCTAAGGACGGTCTAGATTTCTACTACAGTCAAAAAAACCATGCAGTTAAGATGCTGGACTTTCTGAACGCAGTTGTCCCGGTCAAGGCAAAGAAATCCGAGGAGTTGATATCTCAGGACACACACACCGGTGCATCCACATACAAGTTCACCTACTCCGTTGAGCTTGCTCCAATATGTAGGGACGATCTGGTAGTTTTGCCCAAGAAACTCGCGCACAATGTTGGTAATATCACACAGTTTGTGCTGTGTTCCAAGGTCAGCAATACCCTACAGTTTCTCGACCCAACCACGCTACAGACGGCTGACGTTCCAGCGTCTGTATACTGGAGGACCCCATTTAACAACTTGGCAGACGTTTCGCAACTCATCGAGTTTATTGTGCTAGATGTTGAACCAACGGGCGACGTGCGCGGCAGGTGGGTATTGGCCGATGTTACAGTGGCAAGAGCATCTGACCTGGGCGTTAACGACCAGGTTTACTATGTTCGCTCCCATCTGGGCGCCATTTGTCACCCTGGAGACAGCGTAATGGGTTATTACATTGCCAACTCCAACTATAACTCTGATCTTTTTGACACGCTAAACTTCGACCGTGTTCCTGATGTTGTTCTTGTGAAGAAACTCTACCAGAGGAAGACCCGGAAGAACAGAAACTGGAAGTTGAAGAGAATGGCGAAGGAGCATAAAGACATTGATGCATCGCAGGACTACTCCTCAAGGCAGCAGAAGGTTGATCAAGAACGCGCTGAAAGAGACTACGAACTGTTCTTGCAGGAGTTGGAAGAAGACCAGGAAATGAGGCAAGCTATCAACCTTTACAAGAACAGCAAGCCTGTAGATAGCGAAGAAATGCAAGAGACTGACGACGAGGCTCCACAGATCGATATAGACGAGCTGCTAGATGAACTGGACGAAATGAATCTAGACGATCCTGTTGAAGAGCAGGGAGAAGCATGA
- the NOP19 gene encoding Nop19p (Syntenic homolog of Saccharomyces cerevisiae YGR251W (NOP19)), whose product MSNSKDIKDRQRLQATLQAAFSEKAARVEEWLGSASDSGPSTDLSESRQAFLKLPVVQIGGGLRFDTQAATQDTNSIHTLGDFVTGNKSLSTLAKKKQAAQPSSKQNSIYRVDKEDTKAMVALKQKMKNQRRSQLHERIVETAPSETPAQERGTADDDDSDDSDEAPVEKMTKKKVGLLFLDKKRKR is encoded by the coding sequence ATGAGCAATTCCAAGGATATAAAGGACCGCCAGAGATTGCAGGCTACTCTACAAGCGGCTTTCAGTGAAAAGGCTGCCAGAGTTGAGGAATGGCTCGGGTCCGCTTCGGATTCAGGGCCGTCAACTGACCTTTCGGAGTCTAGACAAGCATTCCTCAAGCTGCCGGTTGTCCAAATCGGCGGAGGCCTCCGCTTCGACACCCAGGCGGCCACTCAGGACACCAATAGCATTCACACACTGGGCGATTTTGTCACTGGTAACAAGAGCCTCAGCACGTTAgccaagaagaagcaggCAGCGCAGCCTAGTAGCAAGCAAAACAGTATATACAGAGTCGACAAGGAAGATACGAAGGCCATGGTTGCATTGAAGCAGAAGATGAAAAACCAAAGACGCTCGCAGCTTCATGAACGAATCGTAGAGACCGCGCCGTCCGAAACCCCCGCGCAAGAACGTGGTACTGCAGATGACGACGACAGCGACGACAGCGATGAGGCACCGGTGGAGAAGATGACCAAGAAGAAGGTGGGGCTCCTATTTCTGGATAAAAAGCGTAAGAGGTAA